The Hymenobacter sp. 5317J-9 genome has a window encoding:
- a CDS encoding Na+/H+ antiporter — translation MLHETLLLVLGLLFIVFLLVMLAQRLRISYPIFLVLGGLALSFVPGLPRVAIAPDLIFLIFLPPLLYEAAWTTSWNDFWRWRRAIGLLAFGLVAFTSAIVAYAARAVIPGFTLGLGFLLGGIISPPDAVAATSVLRGIKVPRRVTAILEGESLINDASSLIVFRFALLAVLSGTFVWQQAATSFLLTSGMGLVVGLSVACGFFLIHKYLPTTPSINTVLTFMAPYVMYLLAEEFHFSGVLAVVSGGLLLSHLSHRVFDANTRLQANSVWASVSFVLNGLVFILIGLQLPIAVEGLGEYSLQQGIAYGLLMSGLVIVIRLLWMYPAAFIPRYLSKSVRNAEPSPGWQGTLVLGWAGMRGVVSLASALSVPLLTNDGLPFPQRNLILFITFVVILVTLVLQGLTLPAIIRFTRIAEHDDRMPLEEQEAGVRLHLRTAAVKHLQRQYAAESEANELIARLQQRMQTEINLTTRTLNSLETDQAGRDALRQYHLVLLDVLNVEREALAHLRHHDSFDDEVLRQQEAQLDLDEAKVKHIER, via the coding sequence ATGCTGCACGAAACCCTGCTCCTCGTTCTCGGCCTGCTGTTCATCGTGTTTCTGCTGGTGATGCTGGCGCAGCGGCTGCGCATTTCCTACCCCATCTTTCTGGTGTTGGGCGGGCTGGCGCTCAGCTTTGTGCCCGGCCTGCCGCGCGTGGCCATTGCGCCCGATTTAATATTCCTGATTTTCCTGCCGCCGCTGCTCTATGAGGCGGCCTGGACCACCTCCTGGAACGACTTTTGGCGTTGGCGCCGGGCCATTGGGCTGCTCGCGTTTGGGCTGGTGGCCTTCACTTCGGCCATTGTGGCCTACGCGGCGCGGGCCGTCATTCCGGGGTTCACGCTGGGGCTGGGCTTTCTGCTCGGGGGCATCATCTCGCCGCCCGATGCGGTGGCGGCCACCTCGGTGCTGCGCGGCATCAAGGTGCCGCGGCGCGTCACGGCCATTCTGGAGGGCGAGAGCCTGATTAACGATGCCAGCAGCCTCATTGTGTTCCGGTTTGCGCTGCTGGCGGTGCTCTCGGGCACGTTTGTGTGGCAGCAAGCGGCCACCAGTTTCCTGCTCACCAGCGGCATGGGGCTGGTGGTGGGACTGAGCGTGGCCTGCGGGTTTTTCCTGATTCATAAGTACCTGCCCACCACGCCCAGCATCAACACGGTGCTCACCTTCATGGCGCCTTATGTGATGTATTTGCTGGCCGAGGAATTTCACTTTTCGGGCGTGCTGGCGGTGGTGAGCGGCGGGCTGCTGCTCTCGCACCTTTCGCACCGGGTGTTCGACGCCAATACGCGCCTGCAGGCCAACAGCGTGTGGGCCAGCGTGAGCTTCGTGCTCAACGGCTTGGTGTTCATTCTCATTGGCCTGCAGCTGCCCATTGCGGTGGAAGGACTGGGCGAATATTCCCTGCAGCAAGGCATTGCCTACGGGCTGCTGATGAGCGGGCTGGTCATCGTCATTCGGCTGCTGTGGATGTACCCGGCGGCGTTCATCCCGCGCTACTTGAGCAAGAGCGTGCGCAACGCCGAGCCCAGCCCGGGCTGGCAGGGCACGCTGGTGCTGGGCTGGGCGGGCATGCGCGGGGTGGTGTCGCTGGCCTCGGCGCTGTCGGTGCCGCTGCTGACCAACGACGGCCTGCCGTTTCCGCAGCGCAACCTCATTCTGTTCATCACTTTCGTGGTCATTCTGGTCACGCTGGTGCTGCAGGGGCTCACGCTGCCGGCCATCATCCGCTTCACCCGGATTGCCGAGCACGACGACCGCATGCCCCTCGAAGAGCAGGAGGCCGGCGTGCGCCTGCACCTGCGCACCGCGGCTGTGAAGCACCTGCAGCGCCAGTACGCCGCCGAATCCGAAGCCAACGAGCTGATTGCGCGCCTGCAGCAGCGCATGCAAACCGAAATCAACCTCACCACCCGCACCCTCAACTCGTTGGAAACCGACCAGGCCGGCCGCGACGCCCTGCGCCAGTACCACCTCGTGCTGCTCGACGTGCTGAACGTGGAGCGCGAGGCCCTGGCCCACCTGCGCCACCACGACAGCTTCGACGACGAGGTGCTGCGCCAGCAAGAGGCCCAACTCGACCTCGACGAGGCCAAGGTGAAGCACATCGAACGGTAA
- a CDS encoding D-alanyl-D-alanine carboxypeptidase, with translation MLLLALGTSQLTACAQNPDTRVAVVPPTAGQPLPWLDSLLNSSAILRQHQVGMSLAYADSTKPFYGYQETKYFTPASNMKLFSFYTGLHLLGDSLPSLRYFSRRDTLFFQGTGDPTLLHGDVPSRRAYSFLLNRPEKILAYCDIKCVTPFGPGWTWDDYGYYFQPERGHFLSTATPCASTPRRPRPSGRALASGPRPRPRPACGCCRATSRRWWGRPRPTCSRPGSTRTRTYCATPWRTGSTCCLPPKNGSMKRPSSPAAG, from the coding sequence TTGTTGTTGCTCGCCCTGGGTACCTCGCAGCTGACGGCCTGCGCGCAGAATCCCGACACCCGGGTGGCCGTGGTGCCACCCACCGCTGGGCAGCCGTTGCCCTGGCTCGATTCGTTGCTGAACAGTTCGGCCATTCTGCGCCAGCACCAGGTGGGCATGAGCTTGGCCTACGCCGACAGCACGAAGCCGTTTTACGGCTATCAGGAAACCAAATACTTCACCCCGGCCAGCAACATGAAGCTGTTCAGCTTCTACACCGGGCTGCACCTGCTCGGCGACTCGCTGCCCAGCCTGCGCTACTTCAGCCGCCGCGACACGCTGTTTTTCCAGGGCACCGGCGACCCCACGCTGCTGCACGGCGACGTGCCCAGCCGCCGTGCCTACAGCTTCCTGCTGAACCGGCCCGAAAAAATCCTGGCCTATTGCGACATCAAGTGCGTGACGCCCTTCGGCCCCGGCTGGACCTGGGACGACTACGGCTACTACTTCCAGCCCGAGCGGGGGCATTTCCTATCTACGGCCACACCGTGCGCTTCTACGCCGCGGCGCCCGCGCCCATCAGGCCGCGCGCTGGCGTCCGGGCCGCGGCCCCGACCACGTCCCGCGTGCGGGTGCTGCCGCGCTACTTCGCGCCGCTGGTGGGGCCGGCCACGCCCAACCTGCTCACGCCCGGGCTCGACGAGGACACGCACGTACTGCGCGACCCCTTGGAGAACCGGTTCTACGTGCTGCCTTCCACCAAAAAATGGGTCGATGAAACGCCCTTCATCACCAGCCGCGGGCTAA
- a CDS encoding D-alanyl-D-alanine carboxypeptidase: protein MLRVSDNFLAEQLLLMCSTKIGSHDSLSTGRVIRYARKNFLNGLPDPVVWVDGSGLSRLNLVTPRTLTGLLLRLHQEVPERRLLSLLAAGGGQGTLRKRYHDAAGPWVWGKTGTLTNNLNMCGYLRTKSGWLVAFSFMNNNHVAESGAMRNEVERVLRQVRDRL, encoded by the coding sequence ATGTTGCGCGTGAGCGACAACTTCCTGGCCGAGCAGCTGCTGCTGATGTGCAGCACCAAAATCGGCAGCCATGACTCGCTCAGCACCGGCCGCGTCATTCGCTACGCCCGCAAAAACTTCCTCAACGGCCTGCCCGACCCGGTGGTGTGGGTGGACGGCTCTGGCCTGTCGCGGCTCAACCTCGTCACGCCGCGCACCCTCACCGGCCTGCTGCTCCGGCTGCACCAGGAAGTGCCCGAGCGCCGCCTGCTGAGCCTGCTGGCGGCCGGCGGCGGCCAGGGCACCCTGCGCAAGCGCTACCACGACGCCGCCGGCCCCTGGGTATGGGGCAAAACCGGCACCCTCACCAACAACCTGAACATGTGCGGCTACCTGCGCACCAAAAGCGGCTGGCTGGTGGCTTTCAGCTTCATGAACAACAACCACGTGGCCGAAAGCGGCGCCATGCGCAACGAGGTGGAGCGGGTGCTGCGCCAAGTGCGCGACCGGCTGTAG
- a CDS encoding YHYH protein: MQRHCYFLLFFLLALPGLAQAQITPIVSSWVVNTTGATGFGGILSNVQRVQYSAGNVYITCTGVPSYTIGPWPMNPNTATNQNFVFKITRTPTPNTGTATATPLGHTGIWSNGVSIFNAKDAMSYNNAGVWNQNAIVVEGPSFDSCLGHPAGNGEYHHHLNPRCLYNDRDSSRHSPIIGFAFDGYPIYGAYGYANANGTGAIRSMRTSYRFRNITARTTLPDGTTASSAGPAINAAKPLGYYIEDFEYVAGRGDLDSHNGRFCVTPEYPQGTYAYFVTINSQYAGAYPYTPGPTYYGVIPAGATGPQSGHAVVNEPVTTYVVTATFAAAGVQLQTYPNPASSTLTVKPEGGVANDLRATLFNAMGQPVTPTAELHPSVESAFDLSSLAPGVYILRVEGAGTTASQKVVVTR, encoded by the coding sequence ATGCAACGACACTGCTACTTCCTGTTGTTTTTCCTGCTGGCACTTCCCGGGCTGGCTCAGGCCCAAATCACGCCCATCGTCAGCTCCTGGGTGGTGAACACCACGGGCGCCACCGGCTTCGGCGGCATCCTGAGCAACGTGCAGCGGGTGCAGTACTCCGCCGGCAACGTGTACATCACCTGCACCGGCGTGCCGAGCTATACCATCGGCCCCTGGCCCATGAACCCCAACACGGCCACCAACCAGAATTTCGTGTTCAAAATCACCCGCACGCCCACGCCCAACACCGGCACGGCCACCGCCACGCCCCTGGGCCACACCGGCATCTGGAGCAACGGCGTGAGCATCTTCAACGCCAAGGACGCCATGAGCTACAACAACGCGGGCGTGTGGAACCAGAACGCCATCGTGGTGGAAGGCCCCAGCTTCGATTCCTGCCTGGGCCACCCGGCCGGCAACGGCGAGTACCACCACCACCTCAACCCGCGCTGCCTCTACAACGACCGCGACAGCAGCCGCCACTCCCCCATCATCGGCTTCGCCTTTGATGGCTACCCCATCTACGGGGCCTACGGCTACGCCAATGCCAATGGCACGGGCGCCATCCGGAGCATGCGCACGTCCTACCGCTTCCGCAACATCACGGCCCGCACCACCCTGCCCGATGGCACGACAGCCTCCTCGGCCGGCCCGGCCATCAACGCGGCCAAACCGCTGGGCTATTACATCGAAGACTTCGAATACGTAGCCGGCCGCGGCGACCTGGATAGCCACAACGGCCGCTTCTGCGTGACGCCGGAGTACCCGCAGGGCACTTATGCCTACTTCGTCACCATCAACAGCCAATACGCCGGTGCCTACCCTTACACGCCCGGCCCTACCTACTATGGCGTGATTCCGGCCGGCGCCACGGGCCCGCAGTCGGGCCACGCCGTGGTGAACGAGCCCGTGACCACCTACGTGGTGACGGCCACCTTCGCCGCCGCCGGGGTGCAGCTGCAAACCTACCCCAACCCGGCCAGCAGCACCCTCACCGTGAAGCCCGAAGGCGGCGTGGCCAACGACCTGCGCGCCACTCTCTTCAACGCCATGGGCCAGCCCGTCACGCCCACCGCCGAGCTGCACCCGTCGGTGGAAAGTGCGTTCGATTTGTCGTCGCTGGCGCCCGGCGTCTACATTCTTCGGGTAGAGGGCGCGGGCACTACCGCGTCGCAAAAGGTGGTGGTGACGCGGTAG
- a CDS encoding T9SS type A sorting domain-containing protein → MFAFTFSSAFLPSLRRTLLASLGLLTPALVSAQTIASFAPTTAAAGATVVITGLNLGTTTSVQLNGQKMRVVGTPTATSVSVIVPPAAATGRMRLTTTTGTVLSAKLGITRKSSSVSYGQQSTAFTGTTASGNYSTPTAGDLDNDGLVELLVGQGDGTIMLYEQAAANSFTLNTGVLLKNADGTALDVGLYAKPTVADLDGDGLLELLVGEDTGNVLRYEQLATSGANALLFSKTTLFTNPFGTATSSAPNGGSYARPTVADLDNNGLLDILVGSNDGTLRRYEQALPNGSTTADFTAWGQLKLANGTVIDAGDVDKPLLTDYNGDGYLDMLVGTKAGTVMLYTQSGLNAVTFNAGTNLTTDGTSAGLINLGATGTNPSNVGGYAAPAVTDMDGDGLLDLFLGNGNGTIFRYEQTQSATTPSLVAPLPVQLISFEGAAVPAGNRLNWATAQEINSKVFVVETSTDGKTFATVAELPAAGRSVSPRAYEYFDASAAAQATAVRYYRLRQVDLDGATAYSPVVVLRRSVASAPATADAYPNPFVQTLSVALPGSAEPQAVAVSLTTLAGRPVYAAKLDLSATPQALAALPELAAGVYVLRLTTATGTLTQKVTRQ, encoded by the coding sequence ATGTTCGCTTTCACCTTCTCTTCCGCTTTCCTGCCTTCCCTGCGCCGCACCTTGCTGGCCAGCCTTGGCCTGCTGACGCCCGCCTTGGTGTCGGCCCAAACCATTGCGTCGTTTGCGCCCACCACGGCCGCGGCCGGCGCCACGGTCGTCATCACCGGCCTCAACCTCGGCACCACGACGTCGGTGCAGCTCAACGGCCAGAAGATGCGCGTGGTGGGCACGCCCACGGCCACTTCGGTGTCGGTGATTGTGCCGCCGGCTGCCGCCACGGGCCGCATGCGCCTCACCACCACCACCGGCACGGTGCTGAGCGCCAAGCTGGGCATTACCCGCAAGTCGTCGTCGGTGAGCTACGGGCAGCAGAGCACGGCCTTTACCGGCACCACGGCCAGCGGCAACTATTCCACGCCCACGGCCGGCGACCTCGACAACGACGGCCTGGTGGAGTTGCTGGTGGGCCAGGGCGACGGCACCATCATGCTCTACGAGCAGGCCGCGGCCAACTCGTTCACCCTGAACACCGGCGTACTCCTGAAAAACGCCGACGGCACTGCCCTCGACGTGGGCCTCTACGCCAAACCCACCGTGGCCGACCTCGACGGCGACGGCCTGCTGGAGCTGCTGGTGGGCGAAGACACCGGCAACGTGCTGCGCTACGAGCAGCTGGCCACTTCTGGTGCCAACGCCCTGCTGTTCAGCAAAACCACGCTCTTCACCAACCCCTTTGGTACCGCCACCAGCAGCGCGCCCAACGGCGGCTCCTACGCCCGCCCCACCGTGGCCGACCTCGACAACAACGGCCTGCTCGACATTCTGGTGGGCAGCAACGACGGCACGCTGCGCCGCTATGAGCAGGCCCTGCCTAACGGTAGCACCACCGCCGACTTCACCGCCTGGGGCCAGTTGAAGCTGGCCAACGGCACGGTCATCGACGCCGGCGACGTGGACAAGCCCCTGCTCACCGACTACAACGGCGACGGCTACCTCGACATGCTGGTGGGCACCAAGGCCGGCACCGTGATGCTCTACACCCAATCGGGCCTGAACGCGGTGACCTTCAACGCGGGCACCAACCTGACCACCGACGGCACCTCGGCCGGCCTCATCAACCTGGGCGCCACGGGCACCAACCCCAGCAACGTGGGCGGCTACGCGGCCCCGGCCGTGACGGACATGGACGGTGACGGCCTGCTCGACCTTTTCCTGGGCAACGGCAACGGCACCATTTTCCGCTACGAGCAGACGCAGTCGGCCACCACGCCTTCGCTGGTGGCGCCACTGCCCGTGCAGCTCATTTCCTTCGAAGGCGCGGCCGTGCCCGCCGGCAACCGCCTCAACTGGGCCACGGCGCAGGAAATCAACAGCAAGGTGTTTGTGGTAGAGACTTCGACCGATGGCAAAACCTTCGCCACTGTGGCCGAACTGCCCGCCGCTGGCCGCAGCGTTTCGCCCCGGGCCTACGAGTACTTCGACGCTTCGGCGGCAGCCCAGGCCACGGCCGTGCGCTACTACCGCCTGCGCCAGGTCGACCTCGACGGTGCCACCGCTTATTCGCCGGTGGTGGTGCTGCGCCGCTCGGTGGCCAGCGCTCCGGCCACTGCCGACGCCTACCCCAACCCCTTCGTCCAAACCCTGAGCGTGGCCCTGCCCGGCAGCGCCGAGCCCCAGGCCGTGGCCGTGTCGCTCACCACGCTGGCCGGCCGCCCGGTGTATGCCGCCAAGCTCGACCTGAGCGCCACCCCGCAGGCCCTGGCCGCCCTGCCCGAGCTGGCCGCCGGCGTCTACGTGCTGCGCCTCACCACCGCCACGGGCACCCTCACGCAGAAAGTGACGCGGCAGTAA
- a CDS encoding TlpA disulfide reductase family protein, whose product MQKKLILTAALCGIFWLAQAQAPTPFVMRGTLPTVQGPAKVFLICETFAGNAIADSAAVKKGEFVLRGTVAAPTKSRLVLVPRGQQRRLYTGQADNIVFYLEKGNTVFTSPDSLAHAEVSGSVLSTEYRELTRPLDVVRRQQDSLYTAYRLATPETRATAAFSRPYNARYAALQKQSASILTGFVQAHPNSLISLGAVKELAGPIPTYATAAPLFAMLGPEVQRLPEASLYALALSRLQRVAVGAQAPNFEQPTADGKRVTLADYRGKYVLVDFWASWCGPCRRENPNAVKLYHQFKARNFDILGVSIDVEQYRAQWQKAIADDRLAWTQVSDLRRGNAAAVLYSVSAVPQNFLIDPSGTIVATNLHGEELRATLARLLPQP is encoded by the coding sequence ATGCAGAAAAAGTTGATTTTGACGGCTGCGTTATGCGGCATTTTCTGGCTGGCCCAGGCGCAGGCCCCGACTCCTTTTGTGATGCGCGGCACGCTGCCCACGGTGCAGGGCCCGGCGAAAGTCTTTTTGATTTGCGAGACGTTCGCGGGAAACGCCATTGCCGACTCGGCGGCGGTGAAGAAAGGCGAGTTTGTGCTGCGGGGCACCGTGGCGGCGCCCACCAAGTCCCGACTGGTGCTGGTGCCGCGCGGACAGCAGCGCCGCCTCTACACCGGGCAAGCCGACAACATCGTTTTCTACCTCGAAAAAGGCAATACGGTATTTACTTCGCCCGATTCGCTGGCGCATGCCGAGGTCAGCGGCTCGGTGCTTTCCACCGAATACCGAGAGCTGACCCGGCCGCTCGACGTAGTGAGGCGGCAGCAGGATTCGCTCTACACCGCCTACCGGCTTGCCACACCCGAAACGCGCGCCACGGCCGCCTTCAGCCGGCCCTACAACGCGCGCTACGCTGCGCTGCAAAAACAGTCGGCGAGCATCCTTACGGGTTTTGTGCAGGCTCACCCCAACTCCCTAATCAGCCTGGGAGCGGTGAAAGAACTGGCCGGCCCCATCCCGACCTACGCCACGGCGGCCCCGCTTTTTGCCATGCTCGGGCCCGAGGTGCAACGCCTGCCCGAGGCTTCGCTTTACGCCCTGGCCTTGTCGCGCTTGCAGCGGGTGGCCGTGGGGGCGCAGGCGCCAAACTTTGAGCAGCCCACGGCCGATGGCAAACGCGTGACCCTGGCCGACTACCGCGGCAAGTACGTGCTGGTCGACTTTTGGGCCAGTTGGTGCGGGCCCTGCCGCCGCGAAAACCCGAACGCGGTGAAGCTCTACCACCAATTCAAAGCCCGCAACTTCGACATTCTGGGCGTGAGCATCGACGTGGAACAATACCGCGCCCAGTGGCAGAAAGCCATTGCCGACGACCGCCTGGCCTGGACCCAGGTTTCGGACCTGCGCCGCGGCAATGCGGCGGCAGTGCTCTACAGTGTCAGCGCGGTGCCCCAGAACTTTCTCATCGACCCGAGCGGCACCATCGTAGCCACCAACCTGCACGGCGAGGAGCTGCGCGCCACCCTGGCCCGCTTGCTGCCCCAGCCCTAA
- the serA gene encoding phosphoglycerate dehydrogenase yields MSAPAAPLPYLVFDFDSTFTQVEGLDELADIALQGHPDQAKVVGQIKALTDQGMAGEIGFQESLSKRLALLGANERHLAPLIARLQTKVSESIRRNGAFFRQFADRIYVVSSGFREFIEPVVAEFGIAPDHVLANTFTFDAAGNITGCDPQNVLSRDGGKIRQLVLLDLDGPVYVLGDGYTDYQIREAGLAHRFYAYTENVSRPSVVAQADEVLPTFDEFLYQLRLPMTLSYPKNRIKVLLLENPDARAAELFRQEGYQVEEVKGGLDEDELIQRIEGVSLLGIRSKTQVTQRVLDAANRLIGIGAFCIGTNQIDLVGAMKKGVAVFNAPFSNTRSVVELALGEIIVLARRIPEKNPKMHAGEWDKSASGSFEIRGKTLGIVGYGNIGAQLSVVAEAVGMKVVYFDVAEKLQLGNAVKCRTLEELLAQADVVTLHIDGRPENTNYIGAQEFALMKKGALFLNNARGHVVDVPALADALRSGHLGGAAVDVFPYEPKTNHETFENELRGLPNVLLTPHIGGSTAEAQRNIAEFVPERIMQYINTGNTQQSVNFPNIQLPTQQAHRLIHIHANVPGVLANINNVLAQHHVNILGQYLKTNEHIGYVITDIDRQYDQEVIQALRAVEHTIKFRVLY; encoded by the coding sequence ATGTCCGCTCCCGCTGCTCCCCTGCCCTACCTGGTTTTCGATTTCGACAGCACCTTCACCCAAGTGGAAGGGCTGGACGAATTGGCCGACATCGCCCTGCAAGGCCACCCCGACCAGGCCAAAGTCGTTGGCCAGATTAAGGCCCTTACCGACCAGGGCATGGCCGGCGAAATCGGCTTCCAGGAGTCGTTGAGCAAGCGGTTGGCGCTGCTGGGCGCCAACGAGCGCCACCTGGCGCCGCTCATTGCCCGCCTCCAAACCAAGGTGAGCGAGAGCATCCGGCGCAACGGGGCCTTCTTCCGGCAGTTTGCTGACCGGATTTACGTGGTGAGCAGCGGCTTCCGCGAGTTCATTGAGCCGGTGGTCGCCGAGTTCGGCATCGCGCCCGACCACGTGCTGGCCAACACCTTCACCTTCGATGCCGCCGGCAACATCACCGGCTGCGACCCGCAAAACGTGCTGAGCCGCGACGGCGGCAAAATCCGCCAACTGGTGCTGCTCGATTTGGACGGGCCGGTGTACGTGCTCGGCGACGGCTACACCGACTACCAAATTCGGGAAGCCGGTCTCGCACACCGATTTTACGCTTATACCGAGAATGTTAGCCGCCCTTCGGTGGTGGCCCAAGCCGACGAGGTGCTCCCCACCTTCGACGAGTTTTTGTACCAACTAAGACTGCCCATGACTCTTTCGTACCCCAAAAACCGCATCAAGGTGCTCCTGCTCGAGAATCCGGACGCCCGCGCCGCCGAGCTTTTCCGCCAGGAAGGCTACCAGGTGGAGGAAGTGAAAGGCGGACTCGACGAGGACGAGCTCATTCAACGCATTGAGGGCGTGAGCCTGCTCGGCATCCGTTCCAAAACCCAGGTGACGCAACGCGTGCTCGATGCCGCCAATCGCCTCATCGGCATCGGCGCGTTCTGCATCGGCACCAACCAGATTGACCTCGTGGGGGCCATGAAAAAGGGCGTGGCGGTGTTCAATGCCCCGTTTTCGAACACCCGCTCGGTGGTGGAGTTGGCCCTGGGCGAAATCATCGTGCTGGCCCGCCGCATTCCTGAAAAGAACCCTAAAATGCACGCCGGCGAGTGGGACAAGTCGGCCAGCGGCTCGTTTGAGATTCGCGGCAAGACGCTCGGCATCGTGGGTTACGGCAACATCGGGGCGCAACTGAGCGTGGTGGCCGAGGCCGTGGGCATGAAAGTGGTGTACTTCGACGTGGCCGAAAAGCTGCAGCTCGGCAACGCCGTGAAGTGCCGCACGCTGGAAGAGCTGCTCGCGCAGGCCGACGTGGTGACGCTGCACATCGACGGCCGCCCCGAAAACACCAACTACATCGGCGCCCAGGAGTTTGCGCTGATGAAAAAGGGCGCCCTGTTCCTCAACAATGCCCGCGGCCACGTGGTGGACGTGCCGGCCCTGGCCGACGCCCTGCGCAGCGGCCACCTCGGCGGCGCGGCCGTCGACGTGTTTCCCTACGAGCCCAAAACCAACCACGAAACCTTCGAAAACGAACTGCGCGGCCTGCCCAACGTGCTGCTCACGCCCCACATCGGCGGCAGCACGGCCGAGGCCCAGCGCAACATCGCCGAGTTTGTGCCGGAGCGCATCATGCAGTACATCAACACGGGCAATACGCAGCAGTCGGTCAATTTCCCCAACATTCAGCTGCCCACGCAGCAGGCCCACCGCCTCATCCACATCCACGCCAACGTGCCCGGCGTGCTGGCCAACATCAACAACGTGCTGGCTCAGCACCACGTCAACATTCTGGGCCAGTACCTGAAAACCAACGAGCATATCGGCTATGTGATTACCGACATCGACCGGCAGTATGACCAGGAGGTGATTCAGGCCCTGCGCGCGGTGGAGCACACCATCAAGTTCCGGGTGCTATATTAA